One window of Nicotiana tomentosiformis chromosome 11, ASM39032v3, whole genome shotgun sequence genomic DNA carries:
- the LOC138901773 gene encoding zinc finger BED domain-containing protein RICESLEEPER 3-like produces the protein MGQINSGVLCKFDQELVRRALVEMVITEELPFSFVEKRGFKKFMSIAQPLFNVPSCRTITRDCFQVYNKDRLKLMKIFREVKSKICLTTDTWTSLQRINYMCLTGHFIDRDWVLHKRILNFCPISSHKGDEMAKVIGNYLLEWKLDKVFTVTVDNASSNDVTVKEFSKQLDM, from the coding sequence ATGGGGCAAATTAATAGTGGGGTGCTTTGCAAATTTGATCAAGAACTAGTTAGGAGGGCTTTGGTTGAGATGGTAATTACAGAGGAATTACCTTTTAGCTTTGTTGAAAAGAGAGGCTTTAAGAAGTTTATGAGCATAGCCCAACCTCTATTTAATGTTCCTTCTTGTAGGACAATTACAAGGGATTGTTTTCAAGTTTACAATAAAGATAGGCTTAAACTAATGAAAATTTTCAGAGAAGTAAAATCAAAAATTTGCCTTACCACAGACACATGGACTTCGTTACAAAGAattaactacatgtgtttgacaGGTCATTTTATTGATAGAGATTGGGTgttgcataaaagaatactaaATTTTTGCCCTATATCTAGTCATAAGGGCgacgaaatggcaaaagttattGGTAATTATTTGCTTGAATGGAAATTGGATAAGGTATTCACTGTTACTGTTGATAATGCTTCTTCGAATGATGTCACGGTCAAAGAATTCTCTAAGCAACTAGATATGTGA
- the LOC138901774 gene encoding zinc finger BED domain-containing protein RICESLEEPER 2-like, producing MAHILNLIVQDGLKEIDISVKRVRQAVRYVRSSPQRTLKFRECCAHQEVECSKILCLDVPTRWNSTYLMLETAQNFEKAFDKLHLFDNGFSTHLCMHVCEDGNVAGPFVCDDWVNVRNVIKFLERFHELTEKVSGSRYVTSNCHFEDICELDSHFKACLASDDTNLSKIAGRMKEKFKKYWSEPEKMNKIIFIASLIDPHNKLEYVGFALEEIFGEEPGKKLTAEVDAYLNSLFGEYKKKYSKGCYLKSSSSKSTSFDDTSDSSSGNMRTKSVRIKQLLKRKKEDSGSVGAKSEFERYIGEGQEPLSDDSNDFKILDW from the coding sequence ATGGCTCACATACTTAATCTAATTGTGCAAGATGGTTTGAAGGAAATTGATATTTCTGTAAAACGTGTTAGACAAGCTGTGAGGTATGTGAGATCATCTCCGCAAAGGACCTTAAAGTTTAGGGAATGCTGTGCACATCAAGAGGTAGAATGTAGCAAAATATTGTGTTTGGATGTTCCtactaggtggaattccacctactTGATGTTGGAAACAGCGCAAAATTTTGAGAAGGCCTTTGACAAGCTTCATCTTTTTGATAATGGATTTTCTACTCATCTTTGTATGCATGTTTGTGAGGATGGGAATGTTGCAGGTCCATTTGTATGTGATGATTGGGTGAATGTGAGAAACGTAATAAAGTTTCTTGAAAGATTTCACGAACTCACCGAAAAAGTTTCAGGTTCACGTTATGTCACTTCCAATTGTCATTTTGAGGATATATGTGAGCTTGATAGTCATTTTAAAGCTTGTTTAGCTAGTGATGATACTAATTTGAGTAAGATAGCAGGTAGGATGAAAgagaagtttaaaaaatattggaGTGAACCTGAAAAGATGAATAAAATAATATTCATTGCTTCTCTAATAGATCCTCATAACAAATTAGAGTATGTTGGTTTTGCACTTGAGGAAATATTCGGGGAGGAACCAGGGAAGAAATTAACTGCCGAAGTGGATGCTTATTTGAATTCTTTATTTGGGgagtataaaaaaaaatattctaaaGGATGTTATCTTAAATCATCTTCATCTAAATCTACTTCATTTGATGACACATCTGATTCATCTAGTGGGAATATGAGAACAAAATCTGTGAGAATAAAGCAattattgaaaaggaaaaaggaaGACTCCGGAAGTGTAGGTGCTAAATCTGAGTTTGAAAGATATATTGGTGAAGGACAAGAGCCATTGTCTGATGATTCTAATGACTTTAAAATCTTAGATTGGTGA